From a region of the Tachypleus tridentatus isolate NWPU-2018 chromosome 1, ASM421037v1, whole genome shotgun sequence genome:
- the LOC143253452 gene encoding protein O-mannosyl-transferase Tmtc3-like yields the protein MIDKIPLKLQPILVASVAVIIYCNSLGGELVFDDIAAIQDNRDVRPHNPLYNLFVNDFWGTPIHKEQSHKSYRPLCVLSFRLNYAVHGVKPFGYHVVNVFLHALVCVLYFRYVGLRLLTSQRPTYETVVKEMSSKHLRHSFKITCDVKPEINYFKNKCTGYVKSKFVTSLQKLGEE from the exons ATGATAGACAAAATCCCTCTCAAGCTGCAACCCATTCTGGTCGCCTCTGTGGCTGTTATCATCTACTGCAACTCGCTAGGGGGCGAGCTGGTGTTTGATGACATCGCAGCAATTCAAGACAACAGGGATGTTAGACCGCACAACCCACTGTACAACCTGTTTGTCAATGACTTCTGGGGAACACCTATACACAAG GAACAAAGTCACAAGTCTTACCGTCCATTGTGTGTGCTATCGTTCCGCCTCAACTACGCCGTCCACGGGGTGAAGCCATTCGGTTACCACGTGGTGAACGTGTTTCTTCACGCTCTGGTTTGTGTTCTCTACTTCAGGTATGTGGGACTTCGACTTCTTACATCACAAAGGCCTACTTATGAAACTGTTGTAAAAGAGATGAGTTCTAAACATCTTAGACACAGTTTTAAGATCACGTGCGATGTAAAgccagaaataaattattttaaaaataagtgcaCGGGTTATGTGAAATCAAAATTTGTAACAAGTCTTCAAAAGTTGGGAGAGGAGTAA